The genomic interval CACTTCCATCGCCGCGTTGCGCCCGTTGATGGCGATCACGCTGCCGCCGGGATGGGTGCATGCCCCGCAAAGGTAGACGCCGGGCATGGGCGTTCGCGGTTCGAGCCGCTTGTCCCACATGTAGGCTGGAAGGATCTCGCCCTGGAAGATGTGGCCGCCGGTCAGGCCCACCTTTTGTTCGATGTCGGGCGGCCCCATGACGTCCATGTGCAGGACGGCGTCCGGAATGTTGCTGCAGTAGCGGCCGAGGGATTCCAGCGCCAGCCTTCCCACTTCCTCCCGTCGGGAGTCCCAGTCGCCCTCGGCGAATGCGTAGGGGACGAACTGGGCGAAGATGCTCATGGTATGACGGCCGGGTGGCGCCACGCTGCCGTCGTGGGCGGTGTGGAAATACAGTTCCTCCCACAAACGGGGTGGCAGCTGTCCAGCCCCCGCCATGGCGTGAAATTCGTGCCATTGCCGCGCGGTGAGCGGGATGTTGACCTGCCCGCGGTGATGGTCTTCGTCTGTTCCGGGACGGCTCGTGAAATCCGGCAATTCGGACAGCGCCACGTTGATCTTGACGGTCGCGCCGGTCTGGGGGATCGACTCCACGCGCTTCTTCCACACGTCATCGGCCTGTTCGCCGAGGAGGCACAACGTCACCCTTGGATCGGCGTTCGATACGACGGCGGGCGCCCTGATGCGCTCGCCGCCTTCGAGTTCCACTCCCACGCCCGGCAGTATGCGCGCCACCGGAACGCCCGCGGCCACGATGGCGCCGGCATCCCGGGCGATATCGCACAAAATGAAGGAAACCGTACCCATGCCCCCTTGGACGTACCCCCACATGCCGGGCATGCCGGCCATGGTCCCCGTGGAGTGAAAGACGTGGACGGAGGCGGTCCCGGGTTCGAAG from Gemmatimonadota bacterium carries:
- a CDS encoding NAD(P)/FAD-dependent oxidoreductase codes for the protein MTTATAPGGTCRDALGRIGLPEPVSSLAPRDWDVIVVGAGHNGLTCAAYLARAGKRVLVLEARERVGGACTLEETWPGYRVSPCAYLAGLLHPLVIEELDFPRYGYRWTPAESGMFVPFEDGSSVQLWEDDDRCREEIRRLSPRDVDGFEAMYAPMKRIRLALRPPGEGDIWIGRAPTRDQIETRLKGDREAIDLLFDWSMVEYVERYLEDERLRMALIGQGVIGTNASPFEPGTASVHVFHSTGTMAGMPGMWGYVQGGMGTVSFILCDIARDAGAIVAAGVPVARILPGVGVELEGGERIRAPAVVSNADPRVTLCLLGEQADDVWKKRVESIPQTGATVKINVALSELPDFTSRPGTDEDHHRGQVNIPLTARQWHEFHAMAGAGQLPPRLWEELYFHTAHDGSVAPPGRHTMSIFAQFVPYAFAEGDWDSRREEVGRLALESLGRYCSNIPDAVLHMDVMGPPDIEQKVGLTGGHIFQGEILPAYMWDKRLEPRTPMPGVYLCGACTHPGGSVIAINGRNAAMEVLGMYGDQA